A portion of the Coraliomargarita parva genome contains these proteins:
- a CDS encoding GntR family transcriptional regulator, with protein MNQVLQGFEHDLSSPHPLHRQVEQWLRMQIASGALSPGDTLPPRKEFCELLGGINHLTIRQAVNALMRDGLLYSIPGRGTYVAEQKCQRQSIGVVLPSIDDEFTHALVAGIQDYFGEAGDRGESSVRVVLFDSRRDPQEEIDSIAHLKDLSLDGAIIFPVAYGDMVEKLVQLKADRFPLVLIGWVPGIKFNSVSSDDYAGGYQSTVHLLEKGCRRLAWIGNRKSVYSVEARFEGYRDALSDSGVLYDREIVGDIKQDLPTGSFEDALVLELERILNVDTRPDALVCANDFIAIMCIRELTKRNIRVPEEISVVGFDNIKEAATSNPALTTVCNPMRDLGRSAASLLLKCLEDPHRDPEEVVLPVELIVREST; from the coding sequence ATGAATCAGGTTCTTCAAGGTTTTGAGCATGATCTCAGCTCGCCGCATCCGCTTCATCGTCAGGTGGAGCAGTGGTTACGAATGCAGATCGCTTCCGGTGCGCTATCTCCGGGCGATACCCTGCCTCCTCGTAAGGAGTTTTGTGAATTGCTCGGCGGGATTAACCATCTGACGATCCGTCAGGCGGTGAATGCCTTGATGCGGGATGGGTTGCTGTATTCGATCCCCGGGCGTGGCACCTATGTGGCCGAGCAGAAGTGCCAGCGGCAGTCGATTGGAGTTGTATTGCCGAGCATTGACGACGAATTCACCCACGCGCTGGTTGCCGGGATTCAGGATTATTTTGGTGAAGCCGGTGATCGTGGCGAATCCAGTGTCCGCGTTGTGTTATTTGACTCCCGGCGAGATCCCCAGGAGGAAATTGATAGTATTGCTCATCTTAAGGATCTGTCCTTGGATGGTGCTATTATTTTTCCGGTTGCTTACGGCGACATGGTGGAGAAGCTCGTTCAGTTGAAGGCAGATCGCTTCCCGCTTGTGCTGATTGGATGGGTGCCGGGTATTAAGTTTAACTCTGTTTCCTCGGATGATTATGCGGGAGGCTACCAATCGACGGTTCATCTCTTGGAAAAGGGTTGCCGTCGTCTTGCTTGGATCGGCAACAGGAAAAGTGTTTACAGTGTCGAAGCTCGCTTTGAGGGGTATCGGGATGCGTTGAGTGATTCTGGGGTCCTCTATGATCGTGAAATAGTCGGTGATATTAAGCAGGATTTGCCGACGGGGTCGTTTGAGGATGCTCTCGTACTTGAGCTGGAGCGTATTCTAAATGTAGATACTCGACCGGATGCCCTGGTTTGTGCTAACGATTTTATCGCGATTATGTGCATTCGGGAATTGACTAAGCGCAATATTCGTGTGCCGGAAGAGATTTCCGTGGTTGGATTCGATAATATTAAGGAAGCTGCGACTTCGAATCCTGCTTTAACCACCGTATGTAATCCTATGCGGGATTTGGGGCGCTCAGCCGCAAGCCTGCTGTTAAAATGTTTGGAGGATCCTCATCGGGATCCCGAAGAGGTCGTGCTTCCCGTTGAGTTGATCGTACGGGAGTCTACCTGA